A single window of Pontibacillus chungwhensis DNA harbors:
- a CDS encoding FAD-dependent oxidoreductase, producing the protein MKYIIIGGDAAGMSAAMQIVRNSEGNEIVTYEKGETYSYGQCGLPYTINGIVESTEDLIARTPETFQEKYGIKTHTLHEVTSVDCEKKMVYGTNYHTGEQFEDHYDRLLVATGANPNCPPWEGIESEGIYTLKTIPDAEKIMDYINENIKNVTIIGGGYIGLEMAETLSDIGKNVQIIERGERLAKIFDEDMSALIHEEATKQNVKLTFKESVEGFKTNDKGRVRCVVTDHGEHATDLVLVAVGVTPNTSFLQGTGIFTSVQGAIEVNAYMESTIKDIYAAGDCATQYHRLKQKSDYIPLGTHANKQGRVAGLNMINQPTTFKGIVGSSIIKFFDINLGKTGLSEREAEALHFSNTSVTIDSSHAAGYYSKEDPMKVKLVYNDQTRALLGAQIIGKEGVDKRIDVVATALYHSMTVDELVDLDLSYAPPFNSVWDPIQQAARRA; encoded by the coding sequence ATGAAATACATCATTATCGGGGGAGATGCGGCAGGAATGAGTGCCGCGATGCAAATTGTACGAAATAGTGAAGGAAATGAAATCGTTACGTACGAAAAGGGAGAAACCTATTCTTATGGGCAGTGCGGGTTACCCTATACCATTAATGGCATAGTGGAATCCACTGAGGACCTTATTGCCAGAACACCTGAAACGTTTCAGGAGAAGTATGGAATTAAAACACATACGCTACATGAAGTAACAAGTGTGGATTGTGAGAAAAAAATGGTGTATGGAACCAATTATCATACTGGAGAACAGTTCGAAGATCATTATGATCGACTTCTTGTCGCAACAGGCGCGAATCCGAATTGTCCGCCGTGGGAAGGCATTGAATCAGAAGGGATTTACACCCTAAAAACCATACCCGATGCGGAAAAAATAATGGATTACATAAATGAGAATATCAAGAATGTGACGATTATCGGTGGGGGATACATCGGTCTTGAAATGGCTGAAACCCTTTCTGACATTGGGAAAAACGTTCAAATTATCGAACGTGGCGAACGGCTCGCCAAGATTTTCGATGAGGATATGAGTGCCCTTATCCATGAGGAAGCGACCAAACAAAACGTGAAGCTGACATTTAAGGAATCAGTAGAAGGTTTCAAAACCAATGATAAAGGTCGTGTAAGGTGTGTTGTAACCGACCATGGTGAACATGCGACAGACCTAGTCCTCGTAGCTGTTGGGGTAACGCCAAACACATCCTTTTTACAAGGTACGGGTATTTTCACGAGTGTTCAGGGTGCCATTGAAGTGAATGCATATATGGAGAGTACGATCAAGGACATTTATGCAGCGGGAGATTGCGCTACACAATATCACCGCCTTAAGCAAAAATCAGATTATATCCCTCTTGGGACTCATGCGAATAAACAAGGAAGAGTTGCAGGTTTGAATATGATTAATCAACCTACTACTTTTAAAGGAATTGTAGGTTCGTCTATTATTAAATTCTTTGATATAAATCTTGGGAAAACAGGTTTATCAGAGAGGGAAGCAGAAGCGCTTCATTTCTCTAACACCTCTGTAACCATTGATTCATCGCACGCTGCAGGATACTATTCAAAAGAAGATCCTATGAAAGTAAAACTCGTCTATAATGATCAGACGCGTGCGTTATTAGGAGCTCAAATTATTGGTAAAGAAGGGGTCGATAAACGGATTGATGTAGTAGCCACGGCTCTATACCACTCGATGACCGTGGATGAACTTGTCGATCTTGACCTTTCTTATGCACCTCCTTTTAACAGTGTTTGGGATCCTATACAGCAAGCTGCAAGAAGAGCTTAG
- a CDS encoding thermonuclease family protein has protein sequence MRNIFKILVLFIIMVGTACSPQNETMQETKTETTTSSSTGENQTKQEATVLRVVDGDTLSVSIEGKKETIRLLLIDTPETKHPDLPVQPFGPEASQYAKELLTNEEVMLEWGTTKRDKYDRLLAYVYIDGTLYNKDIIEQGLARVAYVYPPNDKYVDTLRDAEQQAKKKKKGIWSLEGYVTEDGFNSEMTIKKSPTPSKNNSTESNNLLYDPNGADRDCGDFSKQSQAQAFFEAAGGPSKDPHRLDRDGDGVVCETLP, from the coding sequence ATGAGAAACATTTTTAAGATACTAGTGTTGTTTATAATAATGGTGGGAACAGCTTGCAGTCCTCAAAACGAAACCATGCAAGAAACCAAAACAGAAACTACTACTTCCTCTTCTACAGGAGAAAATCAAACGAAACAAGAAGCAACCGTCCTTCGTGTGGTAGACGGAGATACTTTGTCTGTCTCGATAGAGGGGAAGAAAGAGACGATTCGATTGTTACTTATTGATACGCCAGAAACCAAGCATCCTGACTTGCCTGTCCAGCCCTTTGGGCCAGAAGCGAGTCAATACGCTAAAGAGCTTCTTACAAATGAAGAAGTGATGCTTGAATGGGGAACAACGAAACGAGATAAATACGATCGCTTACTCGCATACGTATACATAGATGGTACGCTTTATAATAAGGATATTATTGAACAAGGCCTTGCACGTGTAGCTTACGTATATCCCCCAAACGATAAATATGTAGACACATTACGCGATGCTGAACAACAAGCCAAGAAGAAGAAGAAGGGGATATGGAGTTTGGAAGGGTATGTGACGGAGGATGGTTTTAACTCCGAGATGACCATCAAGAAGAGCCCAACTCCTAGTAAAAACAATTCCACTGAATCTAATAATCTTTTATATGATCCAAACGGGGCCGATCGAGATTGTGGGGATTTTAGTAAACAAAGCCAGGCTCAAGCATTTTTCGAAGCCGCAGGAGGTCCTTCAAAAGACCCCCACCGGTTGGACCGAGACGGGGACGGGGTTGTCTGTGAAACCTTACCATAA
- a CDS encoding sigma-70 family RNA polymerase sigma factor, which translates to MNLIKEVKRARKGNKASFEALIREYKTTMYRVSKTILKQDEDCADALQEAILKAFHSIHTLKEPKYFKTWLIRIVMNECYAIIRKQKKIVSLDKVHEEAFVERGFDRIEVKELLSHLTEEDALVLQLFYIKDFTIRDMAHVMEVPENTIKTKLRRAKKRARVQVREEETSWKSGNTY; encoded by the coding sequence GTGAACCTAATAAAAGAAGTAAAGCGAGCCAGGAAAGGGAATAAAGCATCTTTTGAGGCATTAATCAGAGAGTATAAAACCACGATGTATCGTGTCTCGAAAACTATTTTAAAACAAGATGAAGATTGTGCGGATGCTTTACAAGAAGCTATTTTAAAAGCTTTTCACTCCATTCACACGCTGAAAGAACCAAAGTATTTTAAGACTTGGCTCATTCGGATCGTGATGAATGAATGTTATGCCATTATTCGAAAACAAAAGAAAATTGTTTCATTAGATAAGGTTCATGAAGAAGCGTTTGTAGAGAGAGGGTTTGATCGGATTGAAGTGAAAGAGTTACTCTCTCATTTGACCGAAGAAGATGCCCTCGTTCTTCAATTGTTCTACATAAAAGACTTTACGATAAGAGATATGGCCCACGTAATGGAGGTTCCAGAGAATACAATTAAAACAAAGTTACGCAGGGCAAAAAAGAGAGCACGAGTACAAGTCAGGGAGGAGGAAACATCATGGAAAAGTGGGAACACCTATTAG
- a CDS encoding DUF4179 domain-containing protein, whose translation MEKWEHLLDEEVNKELPESVEKRMESTLKSLPNKKTGKKKWLYGITAAVVATGILINSSSVSTTIADSLKDVPFVGSVMEKVGGLGEKSGQQGGLTVSTGEQVNIGDQTIIFTETLYDGNSIYISYLNMSDHLNKLVLPGMPDVLVDGEPLDNYGIGAGGQKIEEGVYGETMSIRTQEELPHEFLLTLSGEANGSEWQVDLPVIKKGNSKVMPINKSFKSGEDHIHYSTVSFTSTSTRIQFQMLTPEDSKIIQNNQHLDFVVEDENGKVLRGIGASSHSIGSEDGKVSGKYTVDLEPYREQLPETLSIRPYLMEIPTSEEAVEPVVFRSKKWTGEPVTLSQGEMGQLNVDSVEREGENVTITYTVKGEDEATQASTFWITDGDGNRYEHDRVERRIDHHTFKQTYYNFPVEKDIHLHTTEMDAHHYLSDFGLTIDLEYGEGDR comes from the coding sequence ATGGAAAAGTGGGAACACCTATTAGATGAAGAAGTGAATAAAGAATTGCCAGAGTCTGTTGAGAAGCGAATGGAATCTACATTAAAATCCCTGCCGAACAAGAAAACAGGAAAGAAAAAGTGGTTGTATGGCATAACAGCCGCTGTAGTAGCAACAGGCATTTTGATTAACAGCTCTTCGGTGTCTACAACAATTGCCGATTCCCTGAAGGATGTACCTTTTGTAGGCTCTGTAATGGAGAAAGTAGGCGGGTTAGGAGAGAAAAGTGGGCAACAAGGCGGGTTAACAGTTTCAACAGGGGAGCAAGTGAACATAGGAGATCAAACCATTATCTTTACAGAAACCTTATATGATGGAAACAGTATATATATTAGCTACTTAAATATGTCAGATCATCTGAACAAATTGGTCCTGCCAGGGATGCCTGATGTTCTCGTAGACGGAGAACCATTAGACAACTACGGAATCGGGGCGGGGGGTCAGAAGATCGAAGAAGGCGTTTACGGTGAGACCATGTCGATTAGAACCCAAGAAGAACTCCCTCATGAATTCTTGCTTACACTTAGCGGTGAAGCGAATGGATCTGAGTGGCAAGTAGACTTACCTGTTATCAAAAAGGGGAACTCAAAGGTTATGCCGATTAATAAAAGTTTCAAAAGTGGGGAGGATCACATTCATTATAGTACGGTAAGCTTTACATCAACCTCCACTAGAATTCAGTTCCAAATGCTTACCCCTGAAGACTCAAAGATCATCCAAAACAATCAGCATCTTGATTTTGTTGTAGAAGATGAAAACGGGAAAGTGTTAAGGGGGATCGGAGCAAGTAGCCATTCTATTGGATCAGAAGATGGAAAAGTTAGTGGTAAGTATACCGTTGATCTAGAACCATACAGAGAACAATTACCAGAAACGTTAAGTATACGACCATACCTTATGGAAATCCCAACTTCAGAGGAAGCGGTTGAACCTGTGGTGTTTAGGAGTAAGAAATGGACTGGAGAACCTGTAACATTGTCTCAAGGCGAGATGGGGCAGTTGAATGTAGATAGTGTAGAAAGAGAAGGTGAGAATGTAACCATTACCTACACCGTCAAAGGGGAAGATGAAGCCACACAAGCGAGTACGTTCTGGATAACGGATGGTGATGGGAATCGCTATGAACATGATCGGGTGGAAAGACGTATAGATCATCATACCTTTAAACAAACCTATTATAATTTTCCAGTGGAAAAAGACATTCATCTCCATACAACGGAAATGGATGCTCATCATTATTTAAGTGATTTTGGATTAACCATTGATCTTGAATACGGTGAAGGGGATAGATGA
- a CDS encoding aldo/keto reductase, whose amino-acid sequence MEFTHVSNTGIETSRIGLGTWAIGGWMWGGTDENQSIKTIHAALDKGVNLIDTAPVYGFGRSEEIVGKAVQQYGGRENITLATKVAMNWKDEQVYRDASKERIHKEIDDSLRRLQTDYIDVYQVHWPDPTVPIEETAEALYYLYKQGKIRSIGVSNFSPEQMDTFREAAPLHTVQPPYNMFERGIEEDILPYVQEHGLHTLLYGSLCRGLLTGKMSKDSQFDGDDLRNNDPKFQQPRFEQYLNAVQELDQLAQNRFDKRIIHLALRFILDQPGTGTALWGGRKPEQMDPIEEVMDFKIDEETQKDIDEILVKNIKDPVGPEFMAPPTRKDL is encoded by the coding sequence ATGGAATTCACGCACGTTAGCAATACAGGAATAGAAACTTCACGAATCGGACTAGGAACTTGGGCCATTGGTGGCTGGATGTGGGGTGGCACAGATGAAAACCAATCCATAAAAACCATCCACGCCGCTTTAGATAAAGGCGTTAATCTCATTGACACCGCTCCGGTATATGGCTTCGGTCGTTCTGAAGAAATTGTCGGTAAAGCCGTTCAACAATATGGAGGTCGTGAGAATATCACGCTCGCAACGAAGGTTGCCATGAATTGGAAAGACGAGCAAGTTTACCGTGATGCATCTAAAGAACGCATTCACAAAGAAATTGACGATTCATTACGTCGACTTCAAACGGATTACATTGATGTTTACCAAGTACATTGGCCAGACCCAACCGTCCCGATTGAAGAAACAGCAGAAGCCCTTTATTACTTATATAAACAAGGCAAAATCCGATCCATTGGTGTGAGTAATTTCTCTCCAGAACAAATGGATACGTTCCGTGAAGCGGCTCCGCTTCATACGGTTCAGCCCCCTTACAACATGTTTGAAAGAGGGATTGAAGAAGACATTCTCCCCTATGTTCAGGAGCATGGCCTTCATACATTGTTATATGGTAGCTTATGCCGAGGATTGTTAACCGGTAAAATGTCTAAGGATAGTCAATTTGATGGCGATGACCTAAGAAATAACGATCCTAAATTCCAGCAACCTCGTTTCGAGCAATATCTCAATGCCGTACAAGAGCTAGACCAATTAGCCCAGAATCGATTTGACAAACGCATTATCCACCTGGCTCTTCGATTTATATTAGATCAACCTGGTACAGGCACTGCCCTATGGGGTGGTCGGAAACCAGAACAAATGGATCCGATTGAAGAAGTAATGGACTTTAAAATTGATGAAGAAACCCAGAAAGACATTGATGAAATATTAGTTAAAAATATTAAAGATCCTGTAGGACCTGAGTTCATGGCTCCTCCTACAAGGAAAGATCTATAA
- a CDS encoding OsmC family protein, whose translation MSTIQMRVKANAEGAKVEAKAKKHTIIIDEPEQQGGTDQGANPLETLLAALAGCENAVANMVANEMNFDLQGIEFEIRGELDPRGMMGTEGVRRHFQTVTVNAQVKTSESDERIQELKDKTDDRCPVFQTLYNADVNMVANWTKA comes from the coding sequence ATGTCTACTATTCAAATGAGAGTTAAAGCAAATGCAGAAGGTGCAAAGGTAGAAGCAAAAGCGAAAAAGCATACCATTATTATTGATGAACCAGAACAACAAGGTGGCACCGACCAAGGTGCGAATCCACTTGAAACCCTACTAGCTGCCCTAGCAGGCTGCGAGAACGCAGTTGCTAATATGGTGGCGAATGAAATGAACTTTGACCTTCAAGGGATTGAATTCGAAATTCGTGGCGAATTAGACCCCCGCGGTATGATGGGAACAGAAGGCGTACGCCGTCACTTCCAAACCGTTACAGTAAATGCTCAGGTTAAAACAAGTGAGTCTGATGAACGCATTCAAGAATTAAAAGATAAAACAGATGATCGCTGTCCTGTTTTCCAAACCCTATACAATGCGGATGTAAATATGGTCGCAAACTGGACCAAAGCATAA
- a CDS encoding TetR/AcrR family transcriptional regulator has translation MNKGTLAKEEIVSIAADVIRSKGYQATSVNDILVAGDIGKGKFFHYFKTKHDLGIAVVDRYIDTWKTNMIEGILQTDSSADLRIQHMLEETIESFQDSNVRKGCPFGNLAIEMSEHDASFRKRIESFFHEWALALSETLMEAELATPKDAYEYAEHIISSIEGSILMAKVKQTSKPIENTIFHLKKTLFH, from the coding sequence ATGAATAAAGGAACCTTAGCTAAAGAAGAGATTGTATCCATCGCTGCAGATGTGATTCGTTCCAAAGGTTATCAAGCTACATCTGTTAACGATATATTAGTGGCTGGAGATATTGGCAAAGGAAAGTTCTTTCATTACTTTAAGACTAAACACGATTTAGGGATTGCTGTTGTAGATCGCTATATTGATACTTGGAAAACCAATATGATTGAAGGCATTCTTCAAACAGATTCCTCTGCTGATTTACGAATTCAGCACATGCTTGAAGAAACAATTGAATCTTTTCAAGACTCCAATGTTCGAAAAGGTTGTCCTTTCGGGAATCTAGCTATCGAAATGAGCGAACATGATGCATCTTTTAGAAAGCGCATTGAATCCTTTTTCCATGAATGGGCGTTAGCTCTTAGTGAGACATTAATGGAAGCAGAACTTGCCACTCCTAAAGATGCTTACGAATACGCAGAGCATATCATTAGTTCTATTGAAGGCTCGATCTTAATGGCGAAAGTAAAGCAAACGTCTAAGCCAATTGAAAATACCATTTTTCATTTAAAGAAAACATTATTTCATTAA
- a CDS encoding penicillin acylase family protein — protein MEVVSEQKRKKSLKRWQKVCLILLVLLLGIGIGVLIFVNGYINRSLPQTEGSISVPGLKDTVYVTRDKSGVPHIEANNTQDLFMAQGYVQAQDRLFQMDMARRQASGRLSEVAGEDALNQDKYFRTLGLRRAAEKSYQAYTEEAKQVMEWYAEGVNAYIEQAKNEKALPIEFTLLGGAPELWTPIDSLTIGKYMAFDLGGHWERQAFHYYLLQHYPEDQALELFSTYPEKAPTIIKSDELDIASSFEGAVIPHAFNGSNNWVVSGERTASGSPLLADDPHLGLATPSIWLQMVLDSPEYQVSGVIFAGIPGIILGHNQDIAWGVTNTGPDVQQLYLEKRNPKDENEFLYEGKYEKATIYKETIDIKDKDSIQYKVVETRHGPIISEFAEESGKDTVLSLRWTALDSSTELEAILLMNKASNWGEFEKGLEKFLVPAQNFVFASKDGTIAYKANGKIPIYKEGEDALLPLEGWEKENDWNGFIPFDELPTVINPDKGFIATANNKVIGEEYPYHLSNNWAQPYRYKRIEEVLEKTKNATAEDMKKLQMDQMNLQAKEFVPMFMEYMNTDNLSTREKEAVERLQAWDFVDDAKQSQPLLFHTWMKTLTDRLYEDLPESMDPLFKGKGQTTDELLRKAHKGKNVKWVEEQGGMEVLVQETFQETVRSLTEQYGEKIDEWEWGHYHQVAFKHPLSSISFLDRFFNSEDPIPVGGSRVTVMAASYNEETGIVNHGASWRFVLDGSDFTKGSHIVGPGQSGHFRSPWYHDQREDWVKGDYHETSLTTPKGEPLILQP, from the coding sequence ATGGAAGTTGTGTCAGAACAGAAGAGAAAGAAATCTTTAAAAAGATGGCAGAAAGTTTGTTTGATCCTTCTTGTTCTTCTCCTTGGTATAGGGATTGGGGTGCTTATTTTTGTAAACGGTTACATAAACCGGAGTTTACCTCAAACTGAGGGAAGCATTTCGGTACCTGGTTTAAAAGATACTGTGTATGTAACCCGGGATAAGAGTGGTGTGCCTCATATTGAAGCAAACAACACGCAGGATCTTTTCATGGCTCAAGGATATGTCCAGGCACAAGATCGTTTGTTTCAAATGGATATGGCAAGGAGACAAGCCTCCGGAAGACTAAGTGAAGTGGCTGGTGAAGATGCATTAAACCAGGATAAATATTTTAGAACATTGGGACTGAGAAGGGCTGCCGAAAAGTCGTATCAAGCATACACGGAAGAAGCTAAGCAAGTGATGGAGTGGTATGCAGAAGGGGTGAATGCTTATATAGAACAAGCAAAGAATGAAAAAGCGCTACCGATCGAATTCACTCTGCTTGGAGGAGCGCCGGAACTTTGGACGCCTATTGATTCACTAACGATAGGAAAATATATGGCGTTTGATCTTGGAGGACATTGGGAGAGACAGGCCTTTCACTATTATTTGCTACAACATTATCCGGAGGATCAGGCTCTTGAATTGTTTTCAACCTATCCGGAAAAGGCTCCAACGATTATTAAAAGTGATGAACTTGATATCGCTTCAAGTTTTGAAGGTGCTGTCATTCCGCATGCCTTTAATGGAAGCAATAACTGGGTTGTGAGCGGAGAACGAACAGCGTCTGGTTCCCCTCTGCTCGCTGATGACCCTCATTTGGGCCTTGCTACCCCGTCTATCTGGTTACAGATGGTGCTTGATTCACCTGAGTATCAAGTGAGTGGCGTCATTTTTGCCGGTATTCCTGGTATTATTTTAGGACATAACCAAGACATTGCATGGGGAGTTACCAACACAGGACCGGATGTCCAGCAGCTTTATCTTGAAAAGCGAAACCCAAAAGATGAAAATGAGTTTTTATATGAAGGGAAATACGAAAAGGCGACCATCTATAAGGAAACGATTGATATCAAAGATAAAGACTCAATTCAGTATAAGGTGGTTGAAACGAGACATGGTCCGATCATCTCTGAGTTTGCTGAAGAGAGTGGAAAAGATACCGTTTTATCCCTAAGGTGGACAGCGCTCGATTCTTCCACAGAGCTAGAGGCCATTCTTCTTATGAACAAAGCTTCAAACTGGGGAGAATTTGAAAAAGGTCTAGAGAAGTTTCTAGTACCGGCTCAGAATTTTGTCTTTGCCAGTAAGGATGGGACCATTGCATATAAAGCCAATGGCAAAATCCCGATCTATAAAGAGGGTGAAGATGCCTTATTGCCATTAGAGGGATGGGAGAAAGAGAATGATTGGAATGGGTTCATCCCATTTGACGAATTGCCAACAGTCATCAATCCGGATAAAGGATTTATTGCGACTGCCAACAATAAAGTGATAGGAGAAGAGTACCCTTATCATCTATCTAATAATTGGGCACAACCCTACCGTTATAAGCGTATTGAAGAAGTACTTGAAAAGACAAAAAATGCAACCGCAGAAGATATGAAAAAGCTTCAAATGGATCAAATGAATCTGCAAGCCAAAGAGTTTGTGCCGATGTTTATGGAATATATGAATACTGACAATCTTTCAACGAGAGAGAAAGAAGCTGTGGAACGGCTCCAGGCTTGGGACTTCGTAGATGATGCAAAGCAATCTCAACCTCTTCTCTTTCACACGTGGATGAAGACCCTAACAGACCGACTATACGAGGATCTTCCTGAATCCATGGATCCATTGTTTAAAGGGAAAGGCCAAACAACGGATGAGTTATTGCGGAAAGCTCATAAGGGAAAGAATGTAAAGTGGGTTGAGGAGCAAGGAGGAATGGAGGTGTTAGTTCAAGAAACATTTCAGGAAACCGTCCGTTCTTTAACGGAACAATATGGTGAGAAAATAGACGAGTGGGAATGGGGGCACTATCACCAGGTGGCATTTAAACATCCATTATCCTCTATAAGTTTTCTAGACCGATTCTTTAATAGTGAGGATCCTATTCCAGTAGGCGGAAGTAGGGTGACGGTGATGGCTGCAAGCTATAATGAAGAAACGGGTATCGTCAATCACGGAGCTTCCTGGCGTTTTGTATTGGATGGTTCTGATTTTACGAAAGGCTCTCATATCGTAGGCCCAGGGCAATCCGGACATTTCAGAAGTCCTTGGTACCATGACCAACGGGAAGACTGGGTGAAGGGTGATTATCACGAAACAAGCTTAACTACACCAAAAGGAGAACCATTAATTCTCCAACCGTAA
- a CDS encoding cation:proton antiporter, giving the protein MHGFHEVFIQILVLLAISITVIGIAKLIKEPYSIALVLVGVLLGMTEIPIIEEAESYITQSEVFQAIIISLFLPILLGDATLKMPFHHLFRLKKTVLSLAFLGTFISFIVIGFSVYFLLGLPIVVAFTFAALMSATDPISVISIFKELGVPEKMSTIMEGESLFNDGIAVVLFKISSIYLLTYMDMGAAGIGEGVFLFLKFAIGGALVGLVIGFIFSQVIRIFDDYPLEIAFSMLLFFGSYFIAEHFNVSGVIAVVIGGLLFGSYGKKVGMSEETRVNINTFWDTITLLANSIIFLMVGIEIREIDFTGMWGIIVLAILIVLIGRSIALYTATSYISHLSQKERFLLNWGGLRGSLSIALALSLPADFDGREEVLLLTFSVVLFSLVVQGLTIKPLIKKFDMAKDAS; this is encoded by the coding sequence ATGCACGGGTTTCATGAAGTATTTATTCAAATTTTAGTATTACTTGCTATTTCAATTACGGTGATTGGAATTGCAAAACTGATTAAAGAACCCTATTCAATTGCTTTAGTACTAGTGGGAGTATTATTAGGGATGACAGAAATCCCTATTATTGAAGAAGCGGAGTCGTACATAACACAATCTGAAGTGTTTCAAGCCATTATCATTTCCCTTTTCTTACCTATCTTATTAGGTGATGCTACATTGAAAATGCCATTTCATCATCTGTTTCGATTGAAGAAAACGGTTTTATCTCTGGCTTTTTTAGGGACCTTTATTTCATTTATAGTGATAGGTTTTAGTGTATATTTCTTGTTAGGATTACCGATTGTTGTCGCTTTTACTTTTGCAGCTTTAATGAGTGCTACAGACCCAATAAGCGTAATCTCTATTTTTAAGGAACTTGGTGTACCTGAAAAAATGTCGACCATCATGGAAGGTGAGTCCTTATTTAATGATGGGATTGCTGTCGTTCTCTTTAAAATTTCATCGATTTACCTGCTCACATATATGGATATGGGAGCTGCAGGAATTGGAGAGGGTGTCTTCTTATTCTTAAAGTTTGCGATCGGGGGAGCGCTAGTTGGTTTAGTAATTGGATTCATCTTTTCACAAGTTATACGCATATTTGATGACTATCCACTTGAAATTGCATTTTCCATGCTTTTATTCTTCGGTAGTTATTTCATTGCAGAGCACTTTAACGTATCAGGAGTTATTGCTGTTGTGATTGGTGGATTATTATTCGGAAGCTATGGAAAGAAAGTGGGGATGTCAGAAGAAACGAGAGTTAATATTAACACCTTTTGGGATACCATTACTCTCTTGGCTAATTCGATTATCTTTTTAATGGTTGGGATTGAAATTCGAGAAATTGATTTTACAGGCATGTGGGGCATTATAGTCTTAGCCATTCTCATTGTGCTTATTGGACGTTCGATTGCCCTATACACCGCAACAAGCTATATTTCTCATCTTAGTCAGAAAGAACGTTTTCTTTTAAATTGGGGAGGCCTCCGAGGAAGTTTATCGATCGCTTTAGCCTTAAGTCTCCCTGCAGATTTTGACGGTAGAGAAGAAGTGCTTCTTCTCACATTCTCTGTTGTTCTCTTCTCCCTAGTCGTTCAAGGGCTTACTATTAAGCCGCTTATTAAGAAGTTTGACATGGCGAAAGATGCTTCTTAG
- a CDS encoding NAD-dependent protein deacylase, giving the protein MDQLIDEIRQAQRITVLTGAGVSTASGIPDFRSSNGIWTEDGSREYYMSSDYFRHDPQDFWTKYKDIFQLKLLGSYHPNEVHRFLSNLETLGKEVTVITQNVDGLHQRAGSSKVIEYHGSLTTSTCPACGSIYDADYINSSQVPICERETCQTVLKPDIVLFGDAITEHDRAEAIIDKADLVLVLGTSLLVMPFNFLPEYAWTRKIPTALINREATPKDRLFHYVIHNDLIDVIQHFEDQIIKNQPLK; this is encoded by the coding sequence ATGGATCAACTTATAGATGAAATTAGGCAAGCTCAACGCATTACTGTTTTAACAGGAGCTGGTGTTAGTACAGCAAGTGGAATCCCCGATTTCCGCTCCTCTAATGGCATATGGACAGAAGATGGATCAAGGGAATATTACATGTCCTCTGACTATTTTAGGCACGACCCTCAAGATTTTTGGACAAAGTACAAGGATATTTTCCAACTTAAACTTCTGGGTTCCTATCACCCAAATGAGGTGCATCGATTTCTCTCCAATTTAGAAACACTGGGGAAAGAAGTTACGGTGATTACGCAAAATGTAGACGGGCTCCATCAAAGAGCCGGCTCCTCTAAGGTCATTGAATACCACGGTTCTCTAACCACTTCCACTTGTCCTGCATGTGGGAGCATCTATGACGCGGACTATATAAACAGTTCTCAGGTCCCCATTTGCGAAAGGGAGACGTGCCAAACGGTATTGAAACCAGATATCGTGCTATTTGGAGACGCCATCACTGAGCATGATCGGGCAGAAGCCATTATTGACAAGGCCGACCTTGTTCTCGTGCTTGGAACATCTCTACTTGTCATGCCGTTTAATTTCTTACCAGAGTATGCTTGGACTAGGAAAATTCCTACAGCACTTATAAATAGAGAAGCCACTCCAAAAGATCGCTTATTTCATTATGTGATTCATAATGACCTAATCGATGTTATCCAACACTTTGAAGATCAAATTATAAAAAACCAGCCGCTTAAATAA